One window from the genome of Candidatus Saccharimonadales bacterium encodes:
- a CDS encoding alpha-amylase family glycosyl hydrolase, with protein sequence MVGITEPWFRHAVLYEIYLNSFYDSNGDGVGDLPGIIEKLDYLAGGEDSLGVDAIWITPFYPSPMVDSGYDITDYYSVDSSRGTLDDIKVLVAGCRKRGLKIFIDYIPNHTSDQHPWFQDSRSSRTARYRDWYVWRYPKADGSPPNNWLSVFGGSAWQLDKKTNQYYLHSFLTSQPDLNWENAEVRNEMKKALRFWLDIGVDGFRFDSTDYLAKDPLLRDDPPNKRLDKHKDRNPYHTLSHVHSRDGEKVYERLNDLTSVVAEYSGRFTVAENSPNKPDINQYFKGFYDKIDHAVAAPFNFGPINAPWDATYFSDFVGHFQSSLRGTSVPVYCFSNHDHERIATRYGHEQARTAAMMILTLPGIAVIYNGDELGLADGRIGPRTAKDQFERNEPGIGLGRDPERTPMPWTDGENAGFTTGKPWLPVASGYKTYNVEAQDKDPSSILNLHKRLIRFRKGSTALLTGSYHGLDLHPDVFSYTRRSDNEKLTILLNFSARPVTIGREVSGQRAILSTDINSPLPEVVNDHLTLKPHEGLILR encoded by the coding sequence ATGGTGGGCATTACAGAGCCTTGGTTCAGACACGCTGTCCTCTATGAGATCTACCTGAATAGCTTCTACGACTCGAATGGCGATGGCGTGGGCGACCTCCCTGGTATCATAGAAAAACTCGACTACCTAGCGGGTGGTGAGGATTCTCTTGGTGTTGATGCGATATGGATCACTCCTTTCTACCCATCGCCAATGGTCGACTCCGGTTACGACATCACCGACTACTATTCTGTCGATTCTTCGCGTGGTACGCTCGACGACATTAAAGTATTGGTGGCTGGGTGTCGCAAGCGTGGTCTCAAGATTTTCATCGACTATATTCCTAACCACACCTCTGATCAGCATCCGTGGTTTCAGGACTCTCGCAGCTCGCGTACGGCAAGGTATCGTGACTGGTATGTCTGGCGCTATCCGAAAGCTGATGGCTCTCCGCCCAACAACTGGCTCAGTGTTTTTGGCGGATCAGCCTGGCAGTTGGATAAGAAGACGAACCAGTACTACTTACACAGCTTCTTGACCAGCCAACCCGATCTCAACTGGGAGAACGCAGAAGTCCGCAATGAGATGAAGAAGGCACTGCGTTTCTGGCTCGACATTGGAGTGGACGGCTTCCGTTTCGACTCTACTGACTATCTAGCTAAAGACCCTCTTCTTCGAGATGATCCACCAAACAAGCGGTTGGATAAGCATAAAGATAGAAATCCGTATCATACCTTATCTCACGTCCACAGCAGAGATGGAGAGAAAGTATACGAGCGGCTCAACGATTTAACTTCAGTCGTCGCTGAATATTCGGGCCGTTTCACGGTTGCCGAAAACAGCCCCAATAAGCCCGACATCAATCAGTACTTCAAGGGTTTTTACGACAAGATCGATCATGCAGTCGCTGCCCCATTCAACTTCGGGCCCATTAACGCGCCGTGGGATGCCACCTACTTCAGTGATTTCGTCGGTCACTTTCAATCCTCTCTTCGCGGGACAAGCGTACCAGTCTACTGTTTTAGTAACCACGACCATGAACGGATAGCCACTCGTTACGGCCACGAACAAGCACGAACGGCAGCCATGATGATCCTGACGCTGCCAGGGATCGCTGTCATTTACAATGGCGATGAGCTTGGTCTAGCCGATGGCCGTATAGGACCACGAACGGCCAAAGACCAGTTTGAACGCAATGAGCCGGGTATCGGTTTGGGTCGGGACCCGGAGCGGACCCCAATGCCTTGGACTGACGGTGAGAATGCGGGGTTTACGACTGGCAAGCCATGGCTGCCAGTTGCCTCAGGTTATAAAACCTATAACGTGGAAGCCCAGGATAAGGACCCATCGTCGATACTGAATCTCCACAAAAGATTGATTCGTTTTCGGAAAGGCTCAACGGCTCTTCTGACAGGATCATATCATGGCCTTGATCTTCATCCGGACGTCTTTAGCTATACTCGTAGATCGGATAACGAGAAGCTCACAATATTGCTCAACTTTAGTGCCAGGCCGGTGACTATTGGCCGTGAGGTGAGTGGGCAACGGGCGATCTTATCTACAGACATAAACAGTCCGCTACCCGAAGTCGTCAATGACCATCTGACACTCAAGCCACACGAAGGTCTTATCTTAAGATAG
- a CDS encoding glycosyltransferase, protein MRLYPGCYHGIENVVHYLASSLYKAGHHVELFTVGGSTTRVSKKHWYHKEEQYKHIHRPWYEATSVTAPHILYALEVIRRAGDFDIIHDHNSFMGPAMLSSIGDDLPPALHTLHEPFTDERLLGRGIPDNRLLFKHFKPGSRLHFNVISQKQLDDAPRQLKGLIHGIVHNGVDLDFLPFSSEKEDYFINVGRIARDKGQGLAARVCDELGEKFKMAGTVTPTITTARKLARALADIEHIDLWHEDLAYYAKEILPHTAKNKIEYLGIVTGEAKQKLFAKAKAYLAPYTWEEPFGMSIIDALASGTPVIAYRRGALPEIIEHGVNGFLADDARELRKYIQRIGEIDPAACRKTVEERFSADRMAEDYARLYREIIAQSA, encoded by the coding sequence TTGAGACTCTATCCAGGCTGCTACCACGGTATCGAGAACGTGGTACATTACTTGGCTAGCTCGCTATATAAGGCGGGGCATCATGTCGAGCTCTTTACGGTTGGTGGTTCGACAACACGAGTCAGCAAGAAGCATTGGTACCACAAAGAGGAACAGTACAAACATATCCATCGGCCGTGGTATGAAGCGACTAGCGTAACTGCTCCGCATATTCTCTATGCCCTTGAAGTTATCAGACGGGCGGGGGACTTTGATATTATTCACGACCATAACAGTTTTATGGGGCCAGCCATGCTCTCATCAATTGGCGATGACCTACCTCCAGCCCTACATACACTCCACGAGCCGTTCACAGATGAACGGCTTCTTGGTCGGGGTATACCGGACAACCGATTACTCTTCAAGCACTTTAAACCTGGTAGTCGTCTTCACTTCAATGTCATATCCCAGAAGCAACTCGATGACGCTCCGAGACAGCTCAAAGGTTTAATCCACGGCATCGTCCACAACGGAGTAGACCTCGACTTTTTGCCGTTCTCCAGCGAGAAAGAAGACTACTTTATTAATGTAGGACGAATCGCCAGGGATAAGGGTCAAGGTCTGGCGGCACGTGTCTGTGATGAACTAGGCGAAAAGTTCAAGATGGCTGGGACGGTTACGCCAACTATCACAACTGCCCGCAAACTTGCCAGGGCGCTAGCTGATATCGAGCACATTGATTTGTGGCACGAAGATCTCGCTTACTATGCCAAGGAGATTCTGCCTCATACTGCCAAAAACAAGATAGAATACCTTGGCATTGTCACTGGTGAGGCCAAACAGAAACTATTTGCGAAAGCGAAAGCATACCTTGCACCGTATACCTGGGAAGAGCCGTTCGGCATGTCGATCATTGACGCTCTTGCCAGTGGGACACCAGTGATTGCCTATCGACGCGGCGCTCTGCCGGAGATTATCGAACATGGCGTCAACGGGTTCTTGGCAGATGACGCGCGCGAGCTTCGCAAGTACATTCAGCGTATCGGCGAGATTGATCCTGCGGCCTGTCGTAAGACCGTCGAGGAACGTTTCTCTGCTGACAGGATGGCTGAGGACTACGCGCGTCTTTATCGTGAGATCATCGCTCAGTCAGCTTGA